One Terriglobales bacterium genomic window carries:
- a CDS encoding aminotransferase class I/II-fold pyridoxal phosphate-dependent enzyme translates to MAVSRRSFLRTGGIGLAAATLPLPALAQKCGEPPRAPRPGGPILLNGNENPYGPLPSVKAVMAGTLETANRYPDFRYEELIGAIAKLHKVKPAQVHVGCGSTEILKMAADEFAAAPARLVVAEPTFEAIVHYAEAEKANIVRVPLRPDHSHDLMGMLKAMGAGPGLFYICNPNNPTASLTARAELDDFLKRVPPNTYVLMDEAYHHFAVGAPGYTSYLDPWVADDRVIVARTFSKVYGMAGLRLGYAVSGEETLKRLNTEELYDNVNCVAARCGTLALGATAEMQAAVERNARDRAAFLAECQRRRIQAIPTYANFAMIYCGSVAREVRASMHAQGIRIGRPFPPMLKWCRISFGTPEEMAQFWMTWDGLKDCLGEIRET, encoded by the coding sequence ATGGCCGTATCGCGTCGCTCTTTCCTTCGCACCGGCGGCATCGGACTTGCCGCCGCCACGCTTCCGCTTCCCGCCCTTGCACAAAAGTGTGGCGAGCCGCCGCGCGCTCCGCGGCCCGGGGGCCCGATCCTCCTGAACGGCAACGAGAACCCCTACGGGCCGCTGCCCAGCGTGAAGGCCGTGATGGCAGGGACGCTGGAGACCGCGAATCGCTATCCCGACTTCCGTTACGAAGAGCTGATCGGCGCGATCGCGAAACTGCACAAGGTGAAGCCGGCGCAGGTGCACGTGGGCTGCGGCTCGACCGAGATCCTGAAGATGGCGGCCGACGAGTTCGCCGCCGCGCCCGCGCGCCTGGTGGTGGCCGAGCCGACGTTCGAGGCCATCGTGCACTACGCCGAGGCGGAGAAGGCGAACATCGTGCGCGTCCCGCTGCGCCCCGATCACTCGCACGACTTGATGGGCATGTTGAAGGCGATGGGCGCCGGCCCGGGCCTGTTCTACATCTGCAACCCGAACAATCCGACCGCGTCGCTCACCGCGCGCGCCGAACTCGACGACTTCCTGAAGCGCGTCCCTCCGAACACCTACGTCCTGATGGACGAGGCGTATCACCACTTCGCGGTGGGCGCACCGGGATACACGTCGTACCTCGACCCGTGGGTCGCGGACGACCGCGTGATCGTCGCGCGCACGTTCTCGAAGGTCTATGGGATGGCGGGGCTGCGGCTGGGGTATGCCGTCAGCGGCGAAGAGACGCTCAAGCGCCTGAACACCGAAGAACTGTACGACAACGTGAACTGCGTGGCGGCGCGCTGCGGCACGCTCGCGCTCGGCGCGACTGCGGAGATGCAGGCGGCGGTCGAGCGCAACGCCCGCGACCGCGCCGCGTTCCTGGCGGAGTGCCAGCGGCGCCGCATCCAGGCCATCCCCACCTACGCGAACTTCGCGATGATCTACTGCGGCAGCGTGGCGCGCGAGGTGCGCGCCTCGATGCACGCGCAGGGCATCCGCATCGGGCGGCCGTTCCCGCCGATGTTGAAGTGGTGCCGCATCTCCTTCGGCACGCCGGAGGAGATGGCGCAGTTCTGGATGACGTGGGACGGGCTGAAGGACTGCCTGGGCGAGATCCGCGAGACGTAG